AACTTCCCAGTAaaccctgctgctgctgctgctgcaacgcTTCCCAGTAATTATTTTTTCTGTGTCCTGCAGGGGCATGCGAGTCTGGAGTCTCAGTTGATCGAAAATGGTGATGGCAACATTCTGCTCTGCCCTGTGTATATGTTTGTGTTTATCTGTGTATACTGTGTTTACTCGTTATGTTTTTGGTGTAATGCAGGTTAAAATCGAAGATCTTACTGAGGACAGCAGCGCAGATGCTGATGCCAGGGTTCCCAGGGAAGCGGCTGTGGGTCTGCTGCCTGGCTCGGTGCATGCCAGCTTGAAGGAGGTGATGTGCTCCTTGACAATTAAAGCTTGTAGGCTGTGGTTTCTGTCATAGAGGCAAAATTATAAGACACGCCTGTAGTGAGGGAACATTGTAAATTTCTGCATTGGACACCAGTTGCATGCTATGTTCGAGTTATACGCTGTTATGCTTTGCTGTTTCTAGCAAGTAAAATTTCTTTGTGCCAATCTATTTTATCGTTgggcctttttcttttcttttctattaaACAAGGAACAACTTTTAACTGAATTAGTGGTGATAACTGATAAAGGATTCATTTTTAGCTTTGGAGAACTAATGATATGTTCTTTCATAGAGCCAATCCAGCATGACCTAAATGATTATGCGAGTCCAAATACGTTACATGTTCTGGATTTAACATATGCTTAAGATTTTGGATTGCTATTTAACATCACTAAAGCTGAGATATGGTTTGTTTCTGGTTAGTGAATATTTGGAAGTAACTAATGGTAGCTATTAAATTTTGCAAACAGAACTAGACACTTCTATTTCACCAGAATAGACTATAGTAATTTTGGTGCATTGATTCCCTTTTACTCAAATTATGATACTGATGCGATGCACACTATAGGAAGATCAACCAAGTTCTTCTTCCAGTAGTTTAAGATTACAATTTATTGGAATGGGGTTCTCACCAAAGCTCGTAGACAAGGTGCTCAAAAGACATGGTATGCCTTTTTCTACGACTTATCTTTTCAAGTGTATAGTGATATGAAACAACAGCCAAAGTCAAAGCTCTTCGAATACTTTGCCCTGTAGTCTACAAATTAATTGCATATATATTTCACGCAGGTGATGATGACTCTAACACCATTTTGGAATCTCTTCTGTCCTATTCTGTAAGTGTTTTGCCAATTTCCTAGTCTAGTTGATGCAGCTGTCACTGATCAGTGTCTAATCTAACTTTAAAATTAATTAACCTCGCATCTTGTAAATGTTTTCCTTACATAATGCACCTAATTATATTTTGTTGACCTTTATTATAGCCTGTGTTGTTGATTCCTTCCCTGATACTATTCTACTGTCCATTGTGATCCTCATAGTGCTACTGTATCCATATTAAATTCTTAATAGATTGATGCATATCGGAATAGTGCATGGTGCATTTGTGTTAGATGTCAGAGGTGATAGTTCTGCATAAGTACTTACCTCTTTACATTTCATTTTTTGACCGGAAACTGTGGGGGAAAAAATCCCCCAATGAGACCATTTTATAAACATATGAGAAAGGAAATAAAGGTTGCAAAAGCCAGCAAGGTGCTAGCTAACTCAacacaaagaaaataagaagaaaactgaaaaaaagaaatacaCAACACCCCTAGCTAACACCTACTGGACAACACACCCTATGGAGGGCAACAGCCTCACTGGACAGCAAGAGGAGCAGAGCCCCGAAAAACAGATTACCACCAGCTAGACGTATAAACCACTCTTTACATTTCATTCATTACACAAGTCTGCTGTAAGAAAGAGTAGTACAAGTCCAATTAGATCTCACTATCCATTGTGATTCTACTTTctatagtttttttaaaaaagaaattccTTAGTTGTCCCTTCATTTCCTACAATTTTGCTAGTTAATTTTATTTTAAGAACCTTGAAGTAATTGGAATGATGTTTTACTTGGCTGGATTTTGTACCCTAACCCTATCGAGCATCTGATCTGTATATTTTAATAAGATTTCATTTGCATCCCCATCGTAGCCCATTACCGTGCCTTTTGTGTTGGGAAAGAGAAATAAAGTATGGACTTGAAGAATCTCTCATTCCTTTATGTTATAGGACCTTCAGCAGTCAGGTTCTGAATCGTCAGGTTCTTTGGGAAGTCTCTTTGATTCTGATAATGAAGAAAACAATTCTCCTTTAGAGTCTATGAAAGGAATCGGTCAAGACATCAAGGTGATCTCTTAGCAGAGGATATTAATCCTTGTCCTACTCGTTTAGATTTTCTGAATCACTCTTAAGAAATTTCTCTGTCTTCAGCCGGAGCCTGATTCTTTCTCAGAAAAGTGGTCATATTTACTCCAAACAATGAAGTTTTCACAGCAAGAAGTTGATTTAGCCTTCAAGAAACTAGGTATGTACACGCTCTTGCGCAATTGACAAACGTATACTTGGTTTAGATTTTGTGTTGTTGCTTTGCTTCATGCAATAGACTCTAAGACTACTGATTAAAAACTTTTAAAATATGTATTAGACATGTTTGATAATCCGACATGTTTTCTTGATGCTCAGTATGCAATATAGTAATACTCCAGAATATGCTTAATTTCAGGCGACGAAGCTCCATTGGAACAGCTCGTGAACTGCATTGTCAATGCTCAATTAGGAGGATCCTCTGGAGGACTGGAAAATGGTGACACTACAAATGAGGTTTGTCCTGTTGCCTGTTTGTTTAATTCTATGTAGTTTTTGTATATGGATTATCCCCTGACACATGAAGTGAGCTAGTTATTACAAAAGTCTTCGAGATAGGGATTTGCATtctaaaacatttttttttggtaaaatGTATCACTCTATGCAACATTCATTATGCTGCATACTGTACTACCTATCAGTTCAAGGCTAGAACATTGCATacttgccaattcttctttgATGGTTCCAGTTTGTACTATATAATGGTGTTTGTGAAAGTATTGTATTCTTTTGAACATCTTGTTCCCTGTTCTGCAGTTTGATTTCATCTTTCCCCACCAATTTTTTAAGACTTCCCTGTTCTTCTCAACACTTAGTAGGTTCTGGCTTGTGTCATGTAAACTGTGGCACTCACTATTTTCTTCTATTTCTCCTTCGATTGGCATACATTGGAACTCCTTGTATTGATTATACTAGAAATATTTCTAGGCACTATGGCTAATCATTATGAATATTTTCTGCTTTACCTTCATTTCAGCACCCAGTGACAAATGACTGATGTGGATTTGGTTATATTGGAGATGGGTACTGTGGTTGCTAGTTCTAAAACTTAACGTCAAGAATTATAtactaaaatgtttttttttcagggaaaggctgaagcACTGTTTGGTATCATGGAGAAAACACTTAGCTTGCTTCAGAAGGGTTATACCGAGGAAGAGGTGTCATCAGCTATTGACAGTTTTGGTAAGTCAAGGATTAAAAGATGCTTCAAATTTTGCTCAATATTTTGATGACATCTGAAAATGTTTAAAGTGGCACATGCATGTTCATTTCAGGCCACAGAGCAACAGTGCAGGTGCTGGAGGACTCAATTTTGGCAAGGCGAATAGCCAATAGCATCGAGCAGAAAGAGGTAACTGAATGGCATTTCATTCTTACTGCTGTAGGTTTGTAGTGGACATGTTAAATTCATCTCATGTGAGGAATCTTTTCCAAAATCACATATTATGTCATAGCATGGTGCACAATTTACCATTCGTGTCCAGATTCAAATGATTTATATGGTATCCTGATCAATGTTCCCTGAAGTATTTCCTAGATTGTGACTTGATCGATCAGAACATGTATATCTGTAACAACTTGTTTTGATGGTCCATTGAACGTTGTTCTTTAAAACAGCTGTTGCAGCTGCAGAAATGCTGTAAATTTTCTGTCAGACTGATGCTCTGCGTTTTAATCTTGGCCTCTTACACTCCTGTGCAGATAAAGGTTGAATCTGACTTTCTAGGCGAAGCAGAAACTGATTATTCGACATACCAGACCTCATACTCTGCAGTGAGGTGTTATGATGATGATGTCAACAACACACGGGTTAAAAGGGCTAAGCATATATTTATGAATGACAGAGGGGCCTCCAGTAGTAACCCTGCCAATCCATGGTCTATGGGGCGCTGTGCAGGGACCAGTGATATGCCTGTTAAGGTAGAACTTGAGGCAGTAACACCAGGCTGTCGTGCAAAAGTACAAGGCGACCTTGCTAAGCCCCCATATTTCTTGTATGGAAATGTCGTTGAGATCCCAAAAGACACATGGCATCAACTCAAACAGTTCTTATACAATGTGGAACCTGAGTTTGTTAGCAGTCAGTTCTTCTCAGCTCTAACTCGAAAGGAAGGTTATATTCATAACCTTCCAGTGGAGGGAAGGCATGTTGTGGTTCCAAAGTCACCAATGACCATTGAAGAAGCGCTTCCATTCACAAGACAATGGTGGCCCTCATGGGATACAAGGAAGCATATCAGTGTTGTTACCATAGAGGCTGCCGGGATTGATCAGACATGTGAGAGACTGGGGAGGATGGTTAGAGAGTCAAGAGGAGTGCTTTCACAAGAAAGGCAGATGCAGATTATGCACCAATGCACGGTTTCAAACCTTATTTGGGTTGGCCGGGACAAGTTAAGTCCTTTGGAACCTCGTCAATTGGAAAGGATACTGGGTTACCCACATAACCACACAAATTTGTTTGAACTAAATCAATCAGATAGATTTGCTGCGATGAGATATGCATTTCAGACTGACACTTTGTCATACTTTTTGTCAGTCCTAAAAGACCAATTTCCACACGGGATCAGAGTACTATCCATCTATAGTGGAATTGGAGGTGCTGAAGTAACGCTCCATCGGCTAGGTATTCCTCTGAAGTGTGTGGTATCTGTTGAGGAATCTGAGGTAAATAGGAAAATTCTGAAAAGGTGGTGGCTGAAAACAGAACAGACTGGGGAGCTGAGGCAGTTGCCTGGAATCTGGAAGTTGAAAATACAAGTGATTGAAGACTTTATCACCGAGTTTGGTGGTTTTGACCTGATTATTGGTGGGAATTATACTTCTTGTAAAGGTGGTACAACAGTAAATACAACAATGGGCATGGATTCCAACCGTTTCTATGAATATGCCCGTGTTGTTAAAAGAGTAAGGGCTGCAGTGGGGGTCAATTGACGACTGACATGATCCATCTTTAGTGAGTTCTCGCCTTGGCAAATTGCCATGAACTTCCTTGTAGCATCATGTGATCTGTAAATGTAGGATGGTAGAAGTAAACTATGACAGATTCCTTAGCTCTTACATTGTGCACTAGTGTAGAATTTTAAATGCAGTGGGTTAATATTTCTTCCGCCTGTTTGTTTCTCCTCTAGTTGATTCTGTGTACAAGTTTCTACTTTTAGCAATCATTCATCTGTGTGGATCATTGCAACTCGAAACCCCCTCAAAGTTGATTTCTGCCTTTTCAAAACAATTTTTTAATTAGGTTTTCTTTTGCTTGGTGTTGATTCAGTTAATGGATACTACTATCACTGAATCTGAACTGTGAAAATAGTTTGTTTTCTTTCACAAAAAAAGTGCTTGTAGTAGCACTTTGTTGAAATAGTTCGTTTATTTCCAATTTTTATATGAGTAATATTTTCTTGTATCCAAAGCATCCAGGTTTCATGCAGAAATGTTTTCGGTCCTTGTGCGAGGCCCTGAACGCATGATTCTGGAGGATCAAAAGGAGCTGGCGGTAGCCTAGATGAAGAACTTTATACAGATAAGTCAGGAGTGCGTGGAAGATACCTGTGATAGGGCCTCTTCAAGCTTCTGTGCTATCTATTGTCGTTCTGTTATTACTTCTTAGAGGGTGTATGGTTAGCTGGGCAGGGCTGGCGCCGTAGCTTAAGCAGTAGCGTTCTTTTGCTTTCTATTATGTACTTATGTGTGCTGTGAGCGTGGTTCGTGACCCCAACATTATGATGCTTGTACCCAACACTTTATTCACTTTCTACTAAAGCAGGTTATCTCTTTCAACAATGTTACCAGAACCATACCAGATGAAAAGATTTCAAGGGTTGCCTATGAATCACATAGGGATCACTGGTAGAACAAAGAGTGCGGCGAGTATAAATCAATGAATAGCCTCGATCCACAAACAAATGTTGGATCGAACATTGTCATACAAAGGGTGCATCCTCGCATGGTGCTAGTACAAATCAGGCAAACTGAATTCAGCGCAAACTGATACATGGACTCAGGGAGCATGCTCCCAACACTCTTCTAATACTTTACAGAACCGCGGACGGTTTTGTTACATCGACAACATTTTTGTTTACCTTTCTGGGGTAAGGGGGATGAACATTTTTGTTTACCTTTCTGGGGTAAGGGGGATGATAATCTCGGACAAAAAAAATCCACGCATTGCCTATCTTATAGCACAATAGGCCATGTCGATCTCCACTGGTTTCTAACAGACATCAATTTGGTCCTCAACTAATCTTCAAGCAATCCTCTCACAGTCACAGATCACCATCCTACAAAGGCGCACTGCTTCCGTGCATGCTCAGGGATCAACTTCACCAGGAAGTCCATTGGCATACTCTTCAGCTCTGTTTTGATAACACCAGAGTAGCAAAAAAGATTAGTTGATCAGGAGTTTTGACGATTTTATCAGAGCAAGTGAAGTCAGTATAGCAGACTTACCATGGGGCTTGAAGTTGAATAGAGGTGGAAGGAAACGGCCGTTTGGTAAGCGCGTGTTTGGATCCCGAAGCTCATCAAAGAAAGGATGGATCAATGCTTCCAACTGTAATGAGAAACCAACTCGCTATGTAAATAACAGTAACCAAAACTTAAGAAAAAACTGCCTGTATGATGCAGTTATAACTGATAGAAAGTAAATTGCTATCTAAAGAACGCTTAAACCAGTGAAACCACAGTGCTAAAGGAAGGTTACTAAATGGCATGCCCCGTCTTTGCTCACACAATGAAGTTGTACTTACTGCAGTGGACCGAAGGTTAGGTGAGTACTGCAGAAGCCTGGACACAAGATCAACTGCTTCAGCAGGCATCCTTTTATGGAAAATCTGGCACAAAATGACGGTAACATAAGATCTCAGTTGGTGGACATAAGGGATAGGgagagaggtggtggagtcCAATACAACATTCATACCTTATGCCATGGGTGAGCTTTGATTTGTGGGAATTTAAACTCGGTATAATTTGGATTCATGCATTTGATTTCTTCACGTGTGGGTGTACCCAGAACCTGAGAGAAAAATGAGATTAAATGAAGGGAAAGAAACCAATAGGCAGCAGTTTAATTGGGATGAAGATAACAATTTACCTTGATGATTTCAACTAGCTGATCAACACCACTGTCTCCAGGGAATAGAGGCTGttgggaagaagaaaaaaaacagattgTAGGCAGAGACAAGCTGGATAGTCCACCATGACCATGTAATTGTGTGATCCCTTACCTGTCCTAGAAGCAGCTCAGCAAGAACACATCCGGCAGACCAAACATCAATTGCTGTTGTGTATTCAGTAGCACCAAATATGAGCTCTGGTGCTCTGTAGTACCTAGAACATATGTAAGAAATATTTGGTTCTCCTTTTACCTAAAGCAGTAGAAAATAATTAGCCACGCAACAAATACAAGGATTCATGTGAACTTCAGTTGATTATGACCATACCAGAACTTTCGCGCTGCCAAAGTCACACAATTTCAACTGATGAGTATGAGGATTCACCTGTAGCAGAAATAGTATGCATCAAACCATCTGAAGCTGCATTTATAATTGAATAAAGATGTGTTCAAACAGATAGAGATGACTAATCCAGATATACCAGGAGATTTTGCGGCTTAATGTCCCTATGGCACACTCCGATGCAGTTATGAATGTATGCCAAAGCTCTACAGATCTGTCAATCACAAGGTTTTACATGTCATGACTATCATGCAGTTATACTTGGACATGTTACAACAGAGTAAGCTTTACCTGATACATGTAAAGTTTTGCATATATCAAAGGCATGCGCTGGTTCATCTTGTTATAATGTTTAATGACACGATGAGCAGTCTCTGGCACATACTCAAGCACCAAATTAAGGTAAAGCTCCTCCTTTTCAGTCTTTGAGAAGAAACAGTGCTTTAGAGCCACCACATTTGGGTGGTCAAGCACTCGCATAGTTTGCAGCTCACGGTTCTTATATCTCTTGTCTTGAAGAACCTTTTTTATAGCTACAGTCTCACCAGTTTCCAGACACTTGGCCTGTACAAGatcatttataaaaaaaaagtgaagGAGCCATTAGTCAGTACCTCAGATGTATGCTAAAAAAACTGAACAGCTCAAGGTGATACCAGTTTGTTCAGTAACAAACCTGGAAAACAGTCCCGAAGGACCCATGACCTACCACTCGCTCGGCCATGTAGCTGATGGTCTGCAGTGCACATATATCATTCAGAAATTCAGTACACAATACTTGTTTTGTTATGACTTCTGAGGTAGAAGTAAATAGACAGAAAGGGATTTGCTATTGTCTATGACAtgatatatgttttttttgttgaaatacCTGCTTAGCCTGCCCATTTCTCCCATCAATGCTTGTCACTATGATATGACCTGGCTCTGTTCCATTGCCATTGACTACAATATCTTCAATGTCCTGCATTGTTCCCAAGCCAAAACCAACTACAAACTGATGACCCACCAAAAAGCAATTTATAAGCTACTTGAGGGAATCTGAATTACCTTATCATCCCTTATGCTCATATTGCCCAACTCGTTTGGAAGTCGATCTGCGTCACTACTAGAACTTGTGTCATTCTGAAATCCCAAAGAAGAGCGTGCCACACCTGCCGAGGCCATGCTGTGACAGAATTATCCAATTTACGACACAAACTACTGTTCAAGGGGCTTCCCTAGAGACGTGATGCACTTGATCAACCTGCAAAGAGCATGATTACAGAACGTCAAAAAACACATGATGATTGGGACGCTCAGCTCGAGAAATATGTGCTCTGATGAAAGATTCCGTGGAAACACATTCACTTGCTGGCATGCTGTATTTTGCTAGATAGAcctgggaagacttgacaaGGGTGGACAAACCCCTTCCAATTCGGGAAGTCTCTTGTCCCTAGCCTAATCAATTAGAATAGATGTCTGCCCAGATTATCCACTTCCCGAGAGCAAATCAGCTCTGATCATAAATGAGGACATCACAGCAGCGTCAACAACATCTGGCAGCTTCTAACCGacccaaaaagaaagaaaacattcTCGACGCAGATCATCAAATTCGCGCCGAAGCTTCCACCAATCCATCTCCATTTACTCACGCAGGATGGAGGAAAATCAACGAGCAAGAACAAACCATGGAACCCAAAAGAACCCCTGTCTTATGGGCTAGCCCTGTTCAGGAAATTACAAGCAAAAATGGTAAAAAGGAAAGAACCACCTTTCCCGTCTACTCCTCTgaaatggaaccaaaccagacgCCCGAAACCGAACGCCCACCCGCTCCACAACGCCACCGCTCATCGATCTCACGGATCGCCACCACAATCGCGGGAACCGCGGCAGAATCaagcgcccgccgcccgccccaaATCGCCGGATCCAAGAAGAGACGAAAGAGACGAGCGCGGCCGCCgggagtgaaaaaaaaaagatagataggAGGATTACCGGATTGGCTCGGCGCGCGGATCGGCGACGCGGGGCCGCGGGGTTGGCGGCGGGAAGCGTCTCCCCTCTCCCTCCAACTCCGGCGCCGGGAGGATTGAAGAAGAGAGGGGGGCGgaatgggagggagggaggcgacgcCGGGGAAAGAAAGACAAGTTATAACGCACAACAAAATTGCAGGACAGCAATAATcaattgtttatttatttattggaGGGGAAAAAGCTGGGATTTTTACTGATATTATTATGGTGTCTGTTTGACCGTTGAAAGGTTCCGGTCCAGCGGCGCCAACGCattcatcctcttcttctgcagggcctcttttctttttctttttttttccttaaagaTTTGGCTTCTTACCTTTTAGAATTTGtaggttttttaaaaaaaatagaatttgtGGGGATGAGCAAGAATGCAAGAGGTCAATTTTCAGCTTGTTATGCAGTTAGAGTCTAGGATGAAGCTGAAAATGAGGGAACTGGTGGCCTTTGGATCAATGGTTTTCACGGTATTCCTCCTCTAGCTGAAAGGTATGACATCTATGCTCCTTTGGAAGTTTGGATGATGTATCTTGTATATGTCTCATCTTTAAAATGCATCTTATCACAAGGTTTGTATGTTGCGACATCTTCAATGCTCCGAGATATGCCATCCAAACTTTTTTTTAGCTTCGAGTTGTGACTGTTCTGAGATGGAAAATCACAACGCGTTCTTTTAAATATTacctaattttttaaaaaagaaacagaaaaaggaAAGTAGCTCAACATACGACTGTTACTAATGAACCTCAAAATCAGTTGTGTAGAATTTGTTGACAAAAATATTGGcgaatgcattttttttccagGAAACGAGGAGACATATATGTATTATTCAGTCTAGAGGGGTGTGAAGGTAGCAAATGATTGGGCCCGGCACAGCTGTCGTGGTCGGAGCATGGCGCCCACTCTGCCTCTTCCATCTTTCCTGCCTGCCTGCggacaacaaaaacaaaataaatccATTAGATACTAGATAAAAGCATGCCATTGTAGCTTAGCTAGCAAATACTActtgtatatatataaataattgCAGCTAGGCCGGTCACCAGGCTCGTCAGTAATCATCAGAAAAATCTCTCAACAACCTTTTGGCTCACTTTTCCTTGCTAGATTATTGGGCTTTGCAATCTACACATACACTTATTTTCTTTGTGTTGTAAAGCTGTTCTCCGAGTGCATCTACTCATTGATGCTTGGCGATCATGACTGTCGAGAAAAAAGCTTGGATATTCTAGTTCTTCGTAGACCTTTTTTCATGGCACCTTTTGTTGTGTTCATAAACCTTTTCTTCTCAAATGACTAGATGAGCTAGCTACTAATGTTTAGTAGATTTTCCTTGCACCTGTTTGAAACACTGCATGAAGAATTATTTCGGGGTGCATTTCTTTAATCCAAAACCTTGAAGCATAAGTACGATTCTATATTTCCTTGTTTGCTAATAAACATAAACATGATACTcccttccatcccaaattgtaagctgttttggtatttttaaattcataatttttgctattAATCTAGATATACATTGTGTAGATTAATAACaaaactatgaatctagaaatatcAAAACGATCTACGATATGGAATGGAGAGAATAGCTCTTGTGGAAGAAGCATTGTATATgcccatttttttatttatattattatatatacatatgtTATAATTATAGTGAGCAGCACACGTACCGTATCATCTACCTCTCACGCGTACATGTACATCAGTTAGGAATACGATCTGGTATTGCTAATCTGTCCGTTAGCATATTTTATACACATGAGTGATACGGTGCCCGACAGAGTTAAACAACTTCACAGTATTATACAGCCAATCATCACCATCTCGACAAACAAGGATTCTCCTGATGCCAGCGTAACTAACTGTCCAATCACGCCGTACTAAACTACTGTTGTGATCAAATTTTAATCAAACCAGCCGAAATTTGAGAATTTAAAATTTAAGAGAAACCAAGAAGCAAAGAAAAAGGCAGGTGGCATGAGACCAAGACCGATGTCGACATGACGACAGTGCAGCTGTTCATCATCACCGGCCGCTCACGGCCGGCACGACGGATCAAAGAATTCAGAACACGGCAATTAGTCCGGCTAAAGTGCATGCTTTTATATTCTGTTTAGTGGAATAATTTGTCTACTGGAAATGTTATTGCTTTCATACTGGCATGCATGCAGTCCTCagagtttgaactttgaagagCATGCATGCTATGTATCAACTATTGTTTGAAATTTTCAGCTGGGCCAAGCTTGGTTTAATTTGTCAGCTGCATTTGGTATGGTGGGGAAGAAAATCCGGTTACGTTTTTATGACAGCAGGTTGCAGCGATCCTGCCATTTCGTTGGTATGAAATTTATGCAGCAGGGTTCCCAGCATACTGATTGCTTCAAATTTGCTCGGCTGAACCGTTGCTTATGA
This sequence is a window from Setaria italica strain Yugu1 chromosome III, Setaria_italica_v2.0, whole genome shotgun sequence. Protein-coding genes within it:
- the LOC101761707 gene encoding probable inactive DNA (cytosine-5)-methyltransferase DRM3 translates to MVKIEDLTEDSSADADARVPREAAVGLLPGSVHASLKEEDQPSSSSSSLRLQFIGMGFSPKLVDKVLKRHGDDDSNTILESLLSYSDLQQSGSESSGSLGSLFDSDNEENNSPLESMKGIGQDIKPEPDSFSEKWSYLLQTMKFSQQEVDLAFKKLGDEAPLEQLVNCIVNAQLGGSSGGLENGDTTNEGKAEALFGIMEKTLSLLQKGYTEEEVSSAIDSFGHRATVQVLEDSILARRIANSIEQKEIKVESDFLGEAETDYSTYQTSYSAVRCYDDDVNNTRVKRAKHIFMNDRGASSSNPANPWSMGRCAGTSDMPVKVELEAVTPGCRAKVQGDLAKPPYFLYGNVVEIPKDTWHQLKQFLYNVEPEFVSSQFFSALTRKEGYIHNLPVEGRHVVVPKSPMTIEEALPFTRQWWPSWDTRKHISVVTIEAAGIDQTCERLGRMVRESRGVLSQERQMQIMHQCTVSNLIWVGRDKLSPLEPRQLERILGYPHNHTNLFELNQSDRFAAMRYAFQTDTLSYFLSVLKDQFPHGIRVLSIYSGIGGAEVTLHRLGIPLKCVVSVEESEVNRKILKRWWLKTEQTGELRQLPGIWKLKIQVIEDFITEFGGFDLIIGGNYTSCKGGTTVNTTMGMDSNRFYEYARVVKRVRAAVGVN
- the LOC101762124 gene encoding shaggy-related protein kinase alpha isoform X1: MASAGVARSSLGFQNDTSSSSDADRLPNELGNMSIRDDKDIEDIVVNGNGTEPGHIIVTSIDGRNGQAKQTISYMAERVVGHGSFGTVFQAKCLETGETVAIKKVLQDKRYKNRELQTMRVLDHPNVVALKHCFFSKTEKEELYLNLVLEYVPETAHRVIKHYNKMNQRMPLIYAKLYMYQICRALAYIHNCIGVCHRDIKPQNLLVNPHTHQLKLCDFGSAKVLVKGEPNISYICSRYYRAPELIFGATEYTTAIDVWSAGCVLAELLLGQPLFPGDSGVDQLVEIIKVLGTPTREEIKCMNPNYTEFKFPQIKAHPWHKIFHKRMPAEAVDLVSRLLQYSPNLRSTALEALIHPFFDELRDPNTRLPNGRFLPPLFNFKPHELKSMPMDFLVKLIPEHARKQCAFVGW
- the LOC101762124 gene encoding shaggy-related protein kinase alpha isoform X2, with protein sequence MQDIEDIVVNGNGTEPGHIIVTSIDGRNGQAKQTISYMAERVVGHGSFGTVFQAKCLETGETVAIKKVLQDKRYKNRELQTMRVLDHPNVVALKHCFFSKTEKEELYLNLVLEYVPETAHRVIKHYNKMNQRMPLIYAKLYMYQICRALAYIHNCIGVCHRDIKPQNLLVNPHTHQLKLCDFGSAKVLVKGEPNISYICSRYYRAPELIFGATEYTTAIDVWSAGCVLAELLLGQPLFPGDSGVDQLVEIIKVLGTPTREEIKCMNPNYTEFKFPQIKAHPWHKIFHKRMPAEAVDLVSRLLQYSPNLRSTALEALIHPFFDELRDPNTRLPNGRFLPPLFNFKPHELKSMPMDFLVKLIPEHARKQCAFVGW